In Athalia rosae chromosome 6, iyAthRosa1.1, whole genome shotgun sequence, one DNA window encodes the following:
- the LOC105688569 gene encoding cadherin-23, whose translation MTSGATRRIIYPCHTFKRTRFKISYPLIFALILFAPLCRAGNNPPRFLSDGQTEIVLRLKEGSNTPVGSLIYRLRAIDPDGDELLFGVREQPGSDVIRVESVTRNEANVYLNKELDRETKDEYPLVLTLTDGNLGDGNYITQSLLLLVEDINDNAPIFRPHPTTLTIREDSGPGLLTTVEATDADEGAHGQVVYYLQELGGDNDIFSITTVNGKGVIRLVGHLDYERKFIYQLRILAVDRAINEKVNTGTSAIVVNVQDVEDQPPEFIVVPPVTRISENVPIGTSVLQVKAIDGDRGINNKVTYRITKGPNQLLDIDARTGLVFTRTQLDREADYNSGGAFILEITATEVSKGVPTPSVTTEVTVILTDINDETPTFRSLWYRAEINENAPLNTPITILGDAIPEVFDHDLGSNGTFKMFIDDDEGIFEVTPSRGINEATFLVRVKDSSKLDFERRTAMNLTLVAKEILPTGAKYSMAPVTVFIRDQNDNYPEFVNSTYEVSIPENCGVGTTVAWVQARDQDSGNFGTKGVRYTNLGGSIAHMLSMNPVTGVITVKQTGPSFDRELVSRHFLTVEARDDLGRGNRNSAQLIVSIDDVNDNPPMFLQNKYEAVLLENEDDFESPLVVEAFDIDLNGTRNSEIIYALVSGEFSANFTIDPKQGLIKPAHPMDYEALPISQGHKESATRPLRLIVRARDMGRPSLSSDAPLTVYLKDVNDNAPAFESVHYKKNIPEDVPGGTSVLQVKAWDKDLSAPNNKIVYRIQSGAGDKFVIGPESGVVSVAPGSNLDPDLTSPKTTRYTLDVIAIDSGTEIQRTAGVLVNITIIDVNNKPPVFIDPGVVSVRENTQVGAYVHRIVANDPDIAPVLRYRVDPNSSEARNEEGTLIRVQEYDYLEAFELNALDGLVRVVRILDRERVEMIRLGIIVEDLASVKGLQTASATLTIIIEDENDNNPKFRRPFYRRSVTENSKNGVNIASIVADDADKNRSITYSMEGPKEMMELVHLDAEIGEMVVANKIDREMYSWLNLTVRATDSGIPPRSSLAEVYIQVLDENDNNPYFVTGINNLTVPEDALPGTEIGVIEATDPDSGDFGKITYLLDRMSSQGKFAINPDTGSLTVADVLDWETRSSYTLVIEAWDNYQFGYTAGESRNAFRQIQVEVLDVNDNPPSIEIPGNCASISEFHDVRDAVTIIKGRDADDPTTPNGRIVFKILSGNELGFFNLEQTDYWTARVMARRTLKGRYGNYSIRLEARDLGSPVNRVEATLQICVLDYNDNPPVFVTPQHNTTIRVAENITVGSVIVSVEATDSDMGPNGEVHYRLKQDHAGHWRTFSIDDKTGLVTLRLPLDRETQKIYEIHVEAYDLGIPTPLSSDLDLIIYVRNINDYEPQFLIDVFSVNFTEEMPPGSESILLPETVDRDEVDDLDDPPTQVCYFIVGGNDEEIFALNHFSHELTPAKKLDREIQDEHLLLIKATEDCNTVPGNESFFDAADDTLLKVVVGVSDINDNPPRFISRIFTGGVTTEADFGTQFMQLKAIDLDAGDNAAVSYYQIGKIQMTLSEGLDDVKIQPFLVDRLTGAVSLNFDPQRGMKGYFDFMVLANDTDGLKDTAKVFIYLLREDQRVRFVLRQHPPEVRQGIETFREVLGNVTGAIVNVDDYKTHENQDGSVDRTRTDLYIHLVDRRDNSILEVSDALALVDRNIEKLDTLFKEFNVLDTQPAQAQASVQLEQAGTTLWLLALTLFLGALLILCMALCLSQRASFKRQLKAAKASPFGITDSEFTRGPGRVPNTNKHSMEGSNPIWMHAYENNWYEKNEESLSHMTDRDSLDENALNDEEAMNESNLNNDGQRANNKSYYIQPRIASLGSSSIDSGTEEQNDLGREPGQFRAENPVVNNPLGKKLETTEL comes from the exons ATGACGTCAGGAGCGACGAGAAGAATCATTTATCCCTGTCACACGTTCAAGAGGACTCGCTTCAAGATCAGCTATCCGCTGATCTTCGCTCTGATCCTTTTCGCGCCCCTCTGCCGGGCCGGAAATAACCCACCGAGGTTCCTCAGCGATGGACAGACTGAGATTGTATTGCGATTGAAGGAAGGATCGAATACACCGGTCG GTAGCTTGATATACAGGCTGCGTGCGATCGATCCGGATGGCGATGAACTCCTTTTCGGGGTTCGCGAACAGCCTGGCAGTGACGTAATTAGGGTCGAAAGTGTAACTAGAAACGAGGCAAACGTATACCTCAACAAGGAGCTGGACAGGGAG ACCAAGGACGAGTATCCGCTGGTCCTGACGCTGACGGACGGGAATCTCGGAGACGGCAACTACATCACTCAAAGCCTCTTGTTGCTCGTGGAAGACATCAATGACAATGCCCCGATCTTTCGTCCGCATCCGACGACGCTCACCATCCGCGAGGACTCCGGTCCGGGTCTCCTTACGACCGTAGAAGCGACCGACGCTGACGAAGGAGCCCACGGACAGGTCGTTTATTATCTCCAGGAGCTGGGCGGTGACAATGACATCTTCAGTATAACTACCGTCAATGGAAAAGGAGTGATCAGGCTCGTCGGCCACCTGGattacgaacgaaaatttatttaccaaTTAAGAATTCTCGCCGTAGACCGTGCCATTAACGAAAAG GTGAACACAGGGACGTCGGCGATCGTGGTCAACGTACAAGACGTCGAAGATCAACCGCCGGAATTCATCGTTGTCCCTCCCGTAACCAGGATCAGCGAAAACGTGCCAATCGGTACCAGCGTTCTCCAGG TCAAAGCGATCGACGGCGACAGAGGGATAAACAACAAAGTTACCTACAGAATAACCAAAGGCCCCAACCAGTTGCTGGACATCGACGCGAGAACGGGATTAGTTTTCACTCGGACGCAACTGGACAGGGAAGCGGACTACAACAGCGGCGGTGCTTTTATCTTGGAGATCACGGCAACGGAGGTCTCAAAGGGAGTCCCGACCCCGTCGGTTACCACAGAGGTCACCGTAATCTTGACGGACATCAACGACGAGACTCCGACGTTTCGCTCGCTTTGGTACAGGGctgagataaatgaaaatgcacCGCTCAACACACCCATCACCATACTGGGGGATGCGATCCCCGAAGTTTTTGATCACGATTTG GGATCGAATGGGACGTTCAAAATGTTCATCGATGACGACGAAGGTATATTCGAGGTGACGCCGTCCCGCGGAATAAACGAAGCGACTTTTCTGGTCCGGGTGAAGGACTCCTCGAAGCTGGATTTTGAACGGAGAACCG CTATGAACCTGACCCTGGTCGCCAAGGAGATTCTGCCGACTGGAGCAAAGTACAGCATGGCTCCGGTAACAGTCTTCATCCGGGACCAGAACGACAACTATCCCGAGTTCGTAAATTCAACTTACGAAGTTTCGATACCGGAAAACTGTGGCGTCGGAACTACCGTCGCGTGGGTTCAAGCACGCGACCAGGACAGTGGGAATTTCGGGACCAAAGGTGTCCGGTACACGAACTTGGGAGGCAGCATAGCCCACAT GCTTTCGATGAATCCCGTCACCGGTGTGATTACGGTAAAGCAGACGGGTCCAAGTTTTGACCGGGAATTGGTGTCGCGGCACTTCCTGACCGTGGAAGCTCGAGATGACCTCGGAAGAGGGAACAGAAACAGCGCTCAGCTCATCGTTAGTATCGACGATGTGAACGATAATCCGCCGATGTTCTTGCAAAATAAATACGAAGCTGTACTTCTCGAGAATGAAGACGATTTCGAGTCGCCCCTCGTTGTCGAGGCCTTTGACATCGACCTGAACG GGACCCGCAACAGCGAGATTATCTACGCGCTGGTGAGCGGGGAATTCTCCGCGAATTTCACGATAGACCCCAAACAGGGGCTGATCAAACCGGCGCACCCGATGGATTACGAAGCGCTCCCCATCAGCCAGGGTCATAAAGAATCGGCGACGAGACCTCTTCGTCTGATCGTCAGAGCCAGAGACATGGGAAGACCCAGTCTCAGTTCCGACGCGCCCTTGACCGTCTATCTCAAGGACGTGAACGACAACGCCCCGGCCTTTGAGAGCGTTCAttacaagaaaaatattccagaaGATGTACCGGGTGGAACTTCCGTCTTGCAg GTAAAAGCTTGGGATAAAGATCTTTCGGCCCcgaataataaaatcgttTACCGGATACAAAGCGGCGCTGGGGATAAGTTTGTCATCGGTCCAGAAAGTGGCGTAGTCAGTGTCGCGCCCGGTTCCAACTTGGATCCAGACTTGACGTCGCCTAAAACGACGCGGTACACTCTGGACGTGATCGCGATTGATAGTGGCACAGAAATTCAACGAACTGCCGGTGTACTCGTCAATATCACGATTATCGACGTCAATAACAAGCCCCCGGTCTTCATCGACCCGGGAGTCGTCAGCGTCAGAGAAAATACCCAG GTCGGTGCATACGTCCATCGAATCGTAGCGAATGATCCAGACATCGCACCGGTCCTGCGCTACAGAGTCGATCCGAATTCTTCGGAAGCTAGAAACGAGGAGGGAACGTTGATCAGAGTCCAGGAATACGACTATCTGGAAGCCTTTGAACTGAACGCGCTAGACGGACTCGTTAGAGTCGTACGAATTCTAGATAGGGAGCGGGTGGAAATGATCAGACTCGGCATTATCGTTGAAGATCTCGCGTCGGTTAAAGGACTCCAAACAGCTTCGG CAACCTTGACGATCATAATCGAGGACGAGAACGACAACAACCCGAAATTCCGTCGACCTTTTTACCGCCGGTCTGTAACTGAAAACAGTAAAAACGGTGTGAATATAGCCAGCATCGTGGCCGACGATGCCGACAAAAATAGAAGCATCACCTACTCCATGGAAGGACCCAAGGAAATGATGGAGCTGGTGCACCTCGACGCAGAAATCGGGGAAATGGTGGTGgccaataaaattgatcgagagaTGTATTCCTGGTTGAATCTGACCGTCAGAGCTACGGACTCTGGAATTCCACCAAG ATCGAGTCTAGCCGAGGTCTACATCCAAGTGCTGGACGAGAACGATAATAATCCATACTTCGTGAcgggaataaataatttaacggTACCGGAAGACGCGCTACCGGGAACTGAGATCGGCGTAATCGAGGCGACGGATCCGGACAGTGGggactttggaaaaattactTATTTGCTGGATCGGATGTCATCTCAG gGAAAATTCGCCATCAATCCCGATACCGGTTCACTCACAGTGGCAGATGTCCTGGACTGGGAGACTCGTAGTTCTTATACTCTAGTGATCGAGGCATGGGATAACTATCAATTCGGATACACAGCTGGCGAATCCAGGAACGCCTTCAGACAGATCCA GGTCGAAGTACTCGACGTTAACGACAATCCGCCGAGCATTGAGATACCCGGAAACTGCGCTAGTATTTCTGAATTCCATGACGTCAGAGACGCGGTCACGATTATCAAGGGCAGGGACGCTGACGATCCAACAACACCGAACGGTCGCATCGTCTTCAAAATTCTGTCAGGGAACGAGCTGG GATTTTTCAATCTGGAGCAGACAGATTATTGGACAGCAAGAGTAATGGCACGTCGTACGCTGAAGGGACGTTACGGCAATTACAGTATCCGCTTGGAAGCCCGAGACCTCGGGAGTCCGGTGAACAGGGTCGAGGCGACTCTGCAAATTTGCGTTTTAGACTACAACGATAATCCTCCGGTGTTCGTGACTCCTCAGCACAACACCACGATCCGAGTTGCCGAG AACATCACGGTGGGGAGCGTCATCGTCTCGGTTGAAGCAACTGACAGCGATATGGGACCGAATGGGGAGGTGCATTACAGATTGAAGCAGGATCACGCTGGTCATTGGCggactttttcgatcgacgatAAAACAGGCCTAGTCACCCTGAGGCTTCCCCTTGATAGGGAAACGCAGAAGATTTACGAg ATTCACGTGGAAGCCTACGATCTGGGGATACCCACACCGCTGAGTTCGGACTTGGACCTTATAATATACGTGAGGAATATAAACGACTACGAGCCACAGTTCCTGATTGACGTTTTCAGTGTGAATTTTACCGAGGAAATGCCTCCCGGCTCCGAAAGTATTCTATTACCGGAAACGGTTGACAGAGATGAGGTAGACGATCTCGACGATCCTCCGACGCAAGTTTGTTACTTCATCGTCGGCGGTAACGACGAAGAGATCTTCGCGCTGAATCACTTCTCCCACGAATTAACG CCAGCCAAAAAACTGGACCGCGAAATACAGGACGAGCACTTGCTTCTGATAAAAGCAACGGAAGACTGCAACACTGTTCCCGGAAACGAGAGTTTCTTCGACGCGGCAGACGATACTCTTTTGAAAGTGGTCGTCGGAGTTAGCGATATCAACGATAACCCGCCGAGATTCATCAGTCGAATTTTCACAGGGGGTGTAACAACGGAGGCCGATTTTGGAACTCAATTCATGCAACTCAAG gcAATCGATCTCGATGCTGGAGACAACGCGGCGGTCAGCTACTACCAGATTGGCAAAATCCAAATGACGTTGTCCGAAGGTCTTGACGACGTGAAGATTCAGCCGTTCCTGGTAGACAGACTGACCGGTGCGGTGAGTCTGAACTTCGACCCTCAGCGGGGGATGAAGGGGTACTTTGATTTCATGGTGTTGGCCAACGACACCGACGGTCTCAAGGACACGGCGAAGGTTTTCATCTACTTGCTGAGAGAGGACCAACGCGTTCGATTCGTTCTCCGACAGCATCCTCCGGAAGTTCGTCAAGGGATAGAAACCTTCAGAGA GGTCCTGGGTAACGTGACTGGTGCCATAGTCAACGTGGATGACTACAAGACTCACGAGAATCAGGATGGATCTGTAGACCGAACGAGAACGGATCTTTACATTCACCTGGTAGACCGTCGGGACAACTCGATCCTCGAAGTTTCCGACGCGCTGGCTTTGGTGGACCGAAATATCGAGAAATTAGACACGCTCTTCAAGGAATTCAATGTACTGGATACCCAGCCAGCCCAAGCACAGGCCTCCGTTCAACTTGAACAGGCTGGGACCACTTTATGGCTCTTGGCACTGACTTTGTTCTTGGGGGCACTGTTGATTCTTTGCATGGCGCTGTGTCTCTCGCAAAGGGCATCTTTCAAGAGGCAGCTAAAAGCGGCGAAGGCCTCACCGTTCG GCATTACCGATTCCGAATTCACTCGGGGTCCCGGGCGAGTTCCGAATACGAATAAGCACAGCATGGAGGGCTCGAACCCGATCTGGATGCACGCGTACGAAAATAATtggtacgaaaaaaacgaagaatcttTGAG TCATATGACCGACAGAGATTCTCTCGATGAAAATGCTCTGAACGACGAAGAAGCTATGAACGAATCGAATCTTAATAACGATGGACAGCGCGCGAATAATAAATCCTATTACATACAGCCCAGGATTGCCTCTCTTGGAAG tAGCAGTATCGACAGTGGGACCGAAGAGCAGAATGATTTGGGTCGAGAACCAGGTCAGTTTCGCGCGGAGAATCCGGTGGTGAACAATCCGCTGGGAAAGAAGTTAGAGACTACGGAACTATAA